In a genomic window of Arvicanthis niloticus isolate mArvNil1 chromosome 8, mArvNil1.pat.X, whole genome shotgun sequence:
- the LOC117714196 gene encoding zinc finger protein 322-like, with protein sequence MYTSEEKCNQRTQKRKIYHVCPQKGKKIYIHVHEITQIDNQIYQCLEREQNFCENLARMCERTYTGEKPYRCDMCEKTFIQSSDLFSHQRIHNYEKPYKCSKCEKSFWHHLALSGHQRTHAGKKFYTCDICGKNFGQSSDLLVHQRSHTGEKPYLCNECDKCFSRSTNLIRHRRTHTGEKPFKCLECEKAFSGKSDLISHQRTHTGERPYKCNKCEKSYRHRSAFIVHKRVHTGEKPYKCGACEKCFGQKSDLIVHQRVHTGEKPYKCLECMRSFTRSANLIRHQATHTHTFKCLEYEKGFNCSSDFIVHQRIHMEEKPHQWSMCESDFLLGMDFVAQQKMRTQTEELHYKYSVCDKSFHHSSALLQHQTVHTDDEYICDMSEKGLDLSSHTSETSRMS encoded by the coding sequence ATGTACACTTCAGAAGAGAAATGTAACCAGAGAactcaaaaaaggaaaatataccaTGTATGCCCTCAGAAGGGGAAAAAGATTTATATTCATGTGCATGAAATTACTCAAATAGATAATCAAATATATCAGTGCCTTGAACGTGAACAAAACTTCTGTGAAAACTTAGCACGAATGTGTGAGAGAACATACACTGGGGAGAAACCTTATAGATGTGATATGTGTGAGAAAACCTTCATCCAAAGTTCAGATCTTTTTTCCCACCAGAGGATCCATAATTATGAGAAACCTTATAAGTGTAGCAAATGTGAGAAGAGCTTTTGGCACCACTTAGCCCTTTCAGGACACCAGAgaacacatgcaggtaaaaagTTTTATACCTGTGATATCTGTGGCAAGAATTTTGGTCAGAGCTCTGATCTGCTTGTCCACCAGCGAAGCCATACAGGTGAAAAACCTTATCTGTGTAATGAGTGTGATAAATGCTTCAGTCGAAGTACAAATCTCATAAGGCACCGAAGAACTCACACAGGTGAGAAACCATTTAAGTGTCTGGAATGTGAAAAAGCTTTTAGTGGGAAATCAGATCTTATTAGCCACCAAAGGACTCATACCGGTGAAAGGCCCTACAAATGCAATAAGTGTGAGAAAAGTTACCGACACCGGTCTGCCTTCATTGTGCATAAAAGAGTTCATACTGGGGAGAAGCCGTATAAGTGTGGTGCCTGTGAGAAGTGCTTTGGCCAGAAATCAGACCTTATTGTACACCAGAGAGTCCATACAGGTGAGAAACCATATAAATGCTTGGAGTGTATGAGAAGTTTTACTCGGAGTGCCAACCTAATTAGGCACCAGGCAACTCACACTCATACTTTCAAATGCCTTGAATATGAGAAAGGTTTCAACTGTAGCTCAGACTTTATTgtacatcagagaattcatatgGAAGAAAAACCACATCAATGGTCTATGTGTGAGAGTGACTTTCTCCTAGGTATGGACTTCGTTGCCCAGCAGAAAATGAGGACTCAAACAGAGGAGCTCCATTATAAATATAGTGTATGTGATAAAAGCTTTCATCATAGCTCAGCCCTTCTTCAGCATCAGACAGTGCATACTGATGATGAATACATCTGTGATATGAGTGAAAAAGGACTTGATCTCAGCTCTCACACATCAGAAACCTCACGGATGTCTTGA